In the Trinickia acidisoli genome, AGCAATCCGCGCTTTTCGACCACGACGCTGGGCTTTGAATCAGGGGTCGAATTTACGGTCGTCGTTTCCTAAGCTGATGAAGAGTGGGCTGCGTCCGGCACCCGGTTCATGTGCCAGGCAATGGGGAAGGTTCCGGCGATGGGGTACCTATCGCTGCACGCCTGCGTAGTAGGCAACCACCTTCGCCGCCTGACCGGCGTCATTCACGGTGACGCAGTCGATCACGCGATTCCCGTTTTCCCTTCTGTACGAGACTGCGTAACCAGAGGGGGCGAGGAATACCTGTTCAAGCTGAAATTTGAGCTGCGGTGCCAGTTCCAGCCCCAAGGCGAAGTGCTTCCTCAATTCCGCGAGTCCGATGAGTTTGCCGTCCGGTTTCCCCCAGCGCGTCCTAACCGTTTCGGCCTCGAACACCACGTCTTGCGAGTAGTGCGACATGATCCGTTCGAGGTCGTGAGCGTTCCAAGCGTCGATCCAGTCCTTCGCATGTGCTTCGGCATCTTCGTATGTCATCCCGCTTCCTTCAAGAAGGTTTTCCTTCGGATGCGCGCTTCAGCCAGCGCAACCTTCTCAACGTATTGACTTCAGCTTGCGCCGCCTTCCTCGCCCCTAATTAATCCAAGAAAGATCCGTAAGCACGTTGCTCTTTGCAATATTGCACTTCGCACAGTACGGCCTTAGATTAAAAGCGGAATGCATGCAGGCATTCAGTACCGGCTGCAATCCCGTCGACGCAATCAGCACGCTCAGCATCGTCATCCCCTTGGCCGTCAGCGTATAGCGCCGTTCCTTCCCGAAATCGGAAGAGGACGATGAATCGTCTCTACCCGCTTTCGTGGGCAACGGATCGGTCGTTCCCTCTCGGTATGCGGTCGCGAAATGTCCCTTGCCCGGCATCATGGTCAGGTAAGACGACAAGCCCCGAAGAACCTTCAAGATCGACTGATCTTGCCCTCCCGCCTGCGGCTTCATATGGTCGATCGTTATATGCGTGGCAGGCAGAATCAAGCCGCAGTTATAGCACGGTAGCGATGCCTCGGTGCTCGTGCGCGCCGTAGTGCCTTCGATGTAGTTGAAGTCCCGATCTTGAACGTTGAAGAGCTGCATCCAATACGGGTCCTGAAGCACGCGCCGATAGTCCGTGGTCATGTAGGCCGCCGTCAACGACTTTCCGATCGCGACAGCCTCGGTCAAATCGAGCGAATATTCAACTTTGGCGGGGATAAACGGCTTAGGTAGCTCGACTAGCTGGAATCGCTCGAGCATCTTCGGGAAAAACTTCTTCTCGACAAAGACTTTCGCACGGCCTTCCACTTGAATTTGACTGCCGATGCTCGTGTAAGCATCGAACGATGCACCATCGGCGTTTTGAGTAAAAAGCTCTCTGACTTTCGCTTCGAAATTGGCCACGTCGTCTCCTCGGATATTGTTCGTTGGCGAATATTGCTAGCGCGCCCCGGCCCGCGTTTTCGGAACGCACATTGTCGACGATTCCAGTCCGAGCGTCGAGTGGCTATCGCAGCAAACTCATGGCAGCAAAAAAAACGGGCCATGTCCAAGACAGGCCCGCCAAAGTACGACTAGGAGTTCGCTCAGAACGAATGCCGCATACCAACGCGTATATCGGCCTGCGTCGTGGTGGTGGACGGCGTGAAGCTATACCCGATCACCGCATCGACCCCGCTCGATGCCTTCAAGTAATCCCCCGAGATATAAACATCGGTGCGCTTCGACAACAGGTAGTGCAGCCCTGTCGATACCTGATTCCAATGGTGTCCTTCGAAATGCGTGTACTGGTAGCCGCCGTCGACACTGAACGCCGGCGTCACGTGCCACGCCGCGCCGCCCTCACCAACTTGCATCTGCGACGACTGCCCAAATGCCTTGATCGTCGTATAGGAATAGTTGCCCATCAGCGTGACCGTGCCAAGCGCATAGCTCGCGCCGACGCCGAACGTTCCTTGCTTGTCCACCGGAAAAGCCGTGCTCGAATATAGATCCGTAATCGCGCCCGTCGCAGGATCGACGCTTACGGTTGGCCTGCCGAGAAACGTCTGCGTTCCGATCATCGCGTACGGATCGAACGCATAAATGCCGCTCGGATTGTTCAACTGCGTATAGGCCGCGCCCATCGTGAAGGGGCCGTGTGCATAGTGCGCCCCGACGCTGTACGCGCTGTCCTGATGAAAATTCCCCGCGACGTTTCCGAATGACCACATGCCGCCGAACTTGAAGCCGTCGATGTCGTTCGACAAGAATTTCACCGAATTGGGCAGCCGGTCCCCGTTGAATCGATCGAAGTCCCCCTGGTGAATCGCATATCCGCTCGCCCACGCCGAGATGTTGTAGGAGAACACCATCTCCTCGGTCATATCGAGTTGATTGCCGAGCGATACCGTACCCCAGGGGCCCGAAAGGCCGACGTAGGCCTGCCGCCCGAACTCCGAGCCCCCGAACGCGAGCTTGCCCGTTCCGAGCTTGAACCCACTTTCGAGCGCGAACACGGCAGCAAGCCCGTTGCCGAGATCTTCGGTGCCTTTGATGCCCCATCGGTTGCCGTATGAAACACCATCGTCGAACTTGACGACGTGCGAACCGCCGGTGTTGCTGACATAAGTCACGCCGGCGTCGAGAATGCCGTACAGCGTGACGCTGCTTTGAGCGTGACTGACGGCGGGCAAACTGGCGAGCGCCAGCGCCACGCCCGATAAGATCGGAGCGCGTAATGCGTTCATGTTGGTGGTCTCGTGGGTGTTCTGTGGGTGTTCTGTGGGTGTCAGTGATCGCCAAGCGCGCTATTGACTGCCTGCAATCCATTTGCCCCGCTCGCGGTCGTGACACCGTCGAGCCAAGGGCCGAGCAACTTCGGATGCGCCTTCAATGCCTCGCGTGCGGCGGCATTCACGCTGACCTTGTTTTGCAGCACGTTCGCAATGATTTGGTTTTCGAGGTCGACGTTGAACGTGATCTGCTTGAACAGCCGGCCAAGATTCGTGCACTGGTTCGCAAATCCCGTACGCGTGACCGTATTCACCGTGGCGCCGCCATAGTTCGGGCCGAAGTACGCGTCACCGCCCGAGAGATACGTCAAATGAAACTCCGTGTTCATCAAATGCGGCTCCCACGCGAGAAACACGATCCATCGTTTGTCTCGAACGGCACGCGCGACCTGTGTCAGCATCCCGGTTTCGCTTGACGCAACCAGCGTCCAGTTGCCAAGGCCGAAGGCTTTGTCGCCGATCATCTTCGAAATATTTTGGTTCGCCGGCGCGCCCGGTTCGATGCCGTAGATCTTGTCGTCGAATTTGTCGGCGTACTTCGCCAGGTCCGCAAACGTGTGCACACCCGCCGCGGCTACGTAATCGGGCACAGCCAGCGTGAATTTCGCATTCGTCAGGTTGGCATGCAGCACGTCGATCGCGTGGCTATCGACGAACGGCTTTACGAGCGGGCCCTGAGCCGGCATCCAATTGCCGAGGAACACGTCGATCTGTCCTTTTTTCAGGCCCTCGTATGTGATCGGTACCGAAAGGTTTTCGATGTTTTGGTGGTAACCGAGCGCACCGAGCACCACACCCGTGATGGCGTTCGTCGCATCGATATCGGTCCAGCCTGGGTCCGCCATGCGCACTTGCGTGCAGCTACTCGGTTCGGCCGCATAGGTCGGCGTCCAAAGCATGACGGCCGCCGCTAAGATCCCGGCGATCAAGCGCCCGCCTCCCTTTTGCTTGCTTCGATTCATGTCTCGCTCCTGTGTGGTTGATCTATGTGTAATCGGCGTGTAATTCGATGGATGAAGACGGTCTGCTCACTCGCGCACGACGCGCGGGAAGCGTGCCATCGCTTCGAGCGTGTCGAGTTCGATGTGATTGCGCATGTAGCGCTGGCTCGCATCGCTGAACGGTTGCCAGTCCCAGGATTGAATGCGCCCTTGCGTCGACGCCGCGTAGTGGAAACGCCGACGTCGCTGGCTTGCGATCACCTCCCGATGCAATGCGTCGAGATTCCAGCGCGCCGCAATTTCGGTGCGGAAAGCCGCGACCGTCTTCGCATGCACCGGATCGTCTGCAAGATTGATCAACTCTCGCGGGTCGGCTTCGAGGTCGAACAATTGATCGGGATCGACAGGCGTATGAATGAATTTATAGCGTCCGCGACGAATCATCACGATCGGCGCGATCGCACCTTCAGCCAAATACTCGCCGAACGTCTCGTCGTGGCCGTCCTCGCTTCGCAGATGCGGCACGAGGCTGCGGCCGTCGATGGGATCGGGCCATGCCGGCTCGCGCTTGTCTGTCGCGAGCTCGACGAGCGTCGGCAACAGGTCGATGGTAGAGACCGACGCTTTCACTCGGCGCGGCTCGAACGCTTTCGGGGCATGCACGATCAAGGGGACGCGCGCAGCGTTTTCGAAAAACGTCATCTTGTACCAGAGCCCGCGCTCGCCGAGCATGTCGCCATGATCGGACGTGACGATGACGATCGTATCGTCGGCCAAACCCGTCGCATCGAGCGCATCGAGCATCGCGCCGAACTGCGCATCGACATACGACAACGCGCCGTAGTAGGCATGCCGTGCGTTGCGCACCTGCTGTTCGGTCGGCGGCGTGCGGTCGTTTTCGCACACGTGACGCAACCGCTTCGAATGAGGGTCGCTTTCGTCGAGGGTTAGCGTCGTGTACGGTAGGTCGATCTCTTCGTCGCGATACAAATCCCAATACGTCGCCGGAATCGCATAGGGATCGTGCGGATGCGTCAGCGACGCCACGATGCAGAACGGCCGTACGTCGCTGCCCGCCTGACGTTCGCGCGCGATGTCGTAGAGCTTTTGCCGCACGGTGAACGTGACTTCGTCGTCGAAATCGAGTTGATTGGTGCGCACGCACGGGCCCGCCTCGAGCACCGAACTCATGTTGTGGTACCAGCTCGGGCGCACTTCGGGTTGTGCCCAGTCGGGCACCCAGCCGAAATCGGCCGGGTAGATATCGGTCGTCAGGCGCTCTTCGAAACCGTGCAGTTGGTCAGGCCCGCAAAAATGCATCTTGCCCGACAGCACGGTCCGGTATCCCGCCGCGCGCAGATAGTGTGCGAACGTCAGCGTTTGTGCCGGCAATTCGGCTGCGTTATCGTAAGCACCGATCTTCGAGGGAAGCTTGCCGGCCATGAAGGCGAAGCGCGACGGTGCGCAGAGCGGGCTCGCACAATAGGCCGAATCGAACACCACGCCCTCGCTGGCCAGCGCGTCGATGCGCGGCGTCTTCGACACGGTATTGCCGTACGAACGCAGCGACGAGGGCGTCATTTGATCGGCCATCAGGACGAGAATATTTTTTCCGGTGTTGGGCTTCATGAGTTCGGTGTTTAGAATGCGTTGGAATCACGCTGAGTGCGTGACGCCAATATGGCGACCCACAATTCGCGTGTGAAGACGGCCGCTATTTATGGCCCCATAAGGCATGCTTATGTCTGACCAAGACCGTTTGCCGCCGCTGCAGATGCTGTCCGTGTTCGAATCCGCGGCTCGGTTGGCAAGCTTCACCGCCGCTGCGCGCGAGCTCGGTTCGACTCAGCCGGCCGTCAGCCAGCGCATCGTGCAGCTGGAGGCGGAGCTTGGCGTGCCGCTGTTCGAGCGCGGGCATCGCGGCGTCACGCTCACGGCCGACGGCCAGCGTCTCTATGAAGCGGTGCGCCAAAGCATCTCGACGATACGCGATGCCGTTGCCGACATTCGCGCCGCCCGCGCCAAGGGCGCGTTGACGATCCTGACCGATGCCGGCTTTGCCACGTATTGGCTCGTGCCGCGGCTCATGGACTTGCGACGCCTGCTGCCCGATGTCAACGTGAAGGTCGTCACGTCGCAGCTCGCATTCGATCCGCGCCGCGATCACGCCGACGTCGCGATTGCATTCGGCGACGGCAATTGGTCGCCTTGCACCGCAACACGGTTGTTTCCCGAGGAAGTCGTTCCCGTTTGCTCGCCCGCGTTTCGCGCGGCGCATCCTCATATCGTCGAACCGGCCGATCTATATGCCGCGCCTTTGCTGAATGTGCAGCCTACCGAACCGGAGCGCTGGCTCGGCTGGAACGGTTGGTTCGCGGCGCATGGGTTGTCGGCGCCGCCCGACGAGCATGGATCGACGTTCAACAGCTACGCGCTCGTCATGAACGCGGCCCTAATGCATCAGGGCGTCGCGCTGGGATGGCTGCCGCTCGTCGACGAACTCATCGCGAGCGGGCAGCTCGTCGCGCTGTTCGATGAGCCCGTGACGACGCCGCGCGGATATTTTTTGGTGTGCCCGCCAGCGCGCCCCGAAACGCCCGCGGCGCCGGCTTTTCGGCGGTGGCTGTTTGCGGCGTGTGCGGCCGGTGCGGTTTCTGCCGCGCCGTGAAGGTGGGAGTGCTATGGGTATTGCTTTCGCCGTCGAAGCCAATCCGCAAACGCTTCGTCTTCGACGCGGTAATGCCCAACGCCAAGCCGCGTGACGATGCTTTCCGCTTGCAACCGTCGCAATGCATGTGCGACGGTATTCTTGGTAGCGGGTTTGCCCAACCAAGCAGACAATACAGCCAGGCTCCCTGCCCCATGAATGTCGGCTTCTCCGCGTGCGAGCAGCGTAACGACGGCTTGGTCGGCCGGGTTCATGTCGCGCCACTGCTTCAGGAAATGATCGTCGGAGAACACGGAAGCTTTGGTGTGCGCTAGCGCCGCCTCCATGCCTTGCGGCTGATAGAGCATGTAGCGTTCAATGAAACGCTTGAAGAATTCGGGCGTGCGGTGCAACTCCTCGAATGCATACTTACCCTGCTCTACCTTCAGCTTGCTCTTGATCATGCTGTTCATGAGCTTGATGGTGAAGCTCACGAACTCGTCGCCCAATAACGGAAACGGCTCGAGCGTCGCCCAGTTGTAGAACGGTTCGGATGACCGCGCAAACATCTCACGCAATGTAGTCTCAGAGCTTCCTGCAAAGATCACCTTGATACGCAGCTTGCGAACGTCGAGCGCGGCGCGCAGCGTATGGGCGAAATCGCCGTGGTCGGCTCGCGCGAGTACCTGAGCTTCATCGATCGCCAACAGCAGCGGCTTCTTCTGCCGATCCAACTGCTTGAGGATCTCGCGCAACGCCGTTGCGCTATCGCCCTTCGGCGCAGCAGCCAACTCGGCTTCGAACGAACCCTCCATGCCGGGAATCGCAGCGCTCGCCCTCAATCTCTTCACCGGCCTACCCAGCTTGGCCAACACCGCCTTCACGCCTTGCGGTTCGAGCGCGTCCGAAAGCGCCGACAAAAGCGCCGTATCGGGGGCAGAGCGACAATCCCATAGGTTCGTGTACGCAACGAGGTACCCGCGTTCAAGTGCAGCCGGCAACAAATCGCGTCGCAGGAATTCCGTTTTCCCCATGCGCCGCCTTGCGAACAGCCCGCGGGCCGACGATAGCTTCAGATCGAAAGCGTCAAGATAGGCTCGCGCCACGTCGGATCGCGCAAAATGCCACGGGTCCGACTCGAAAGTATCATCCGGTATCATCGAATTTGAGAAGTATCAAAACTCATGATACCAGATGATACCAGGCCCGCCCTCACGCCTTATGCGTCGACAGCAAAATGCTCGTCTCCGTGTTGGCGATGCCGTCGATCAGCCGGATCGCGCCCAATACGCGATCGAACTCTTCCAGCGAATCCGCCTGCAACTCGGCGATCAAATCCCAACGCCCGTTCGTGCTGTGGATCGTCGTGACGTTGGGGTGACCCCGTAGTGCCTTGATGATTTCCGCCGCGCGATTGCCCTGCAAGGCAATCAACATCAACGCGCGGATACGATGCTTCTCCGCGGCACGCTTGAGCCGAACCGTATAGCCGACGATCACCCCTTCGTTTTCCAGGCGAGTCAGCCGGTTCTGCACCGTCGCACGCGCAACTCTCAGTTCCTTCGCCAGCGCCACCACCGGCATGCGCGCGTCGTCGCGCAGCAATGCGATGAGCTGCCGATCGACGTCGTCGAGATTGATCATGTCTCGTCATCCCCTTGGTTCCGTGCAACAGCGGCCACCAGCATGGCTGCCACCGCCGTCGACTGAGCAAAATCGCAGTCGAATTGAGCATATTGTCAATTTTGGCTAGCGATTTGTCACCTTTGCCATCTTTTTGTTGGCTCCGCTCACGGAAATAATATTTCCATTCAGCGGCTAACGAGGCCGCGGCTACTCAGGAGACACCCCATCATGACTCGCTTTCTCGACGTTCCCGCCACCAGCCGGCTCATCGCGCGCGTGGGCCTTACTCGGTTCTTGAGCGAACTCCTCGATACGCTGCGCGCGGACTACCTTCGATGGACAGACTTCGACAAATCGCCCCGCGTCGCGTGCCATTCGCCGAACGGCGTGATCGAACTGATGCCTGTCGCGAACAATGAGCTGTTCGCGTTCAAATACGTCAACGGCCATCCCGTCAACGCTCAGCGCGGCATTCATACGGTGATGGCGTTCGGGGCGCTCGCGGCAGTCGATACCGGCTATCCCGTCCTGCTCGCGGAACTTACGCTGACCACCGCATTGCGCACCGCCGCAACGGCGGTGCTCGCAGCGCGCGTGCTCGCCCGCCCCAACGCCAAGAAAATGGCTTTGATCGGCAACGGCGCGCAAAGCGAATTCCAAGCGATCGCGTTTCACACGCTGCTCGGCATCGATGAAATCCGCGTATTCGACATCGATCCGAGCGCGACGGACAAGCTCGTCCGCAATCTCGCCGCCTATCACGACCTGCGCGTGATCCGCGTCGCATCGACGGCCGACGCGGTACGCGGCGCCGACATCGTCACGACGGTAACGGCCGACAAGGCCTACGCAACGATCATTACGCCCGACATGATCGAGCCCGGCATGCATCTGAACGCCGTCGGCGGCGACTGCCCCGGCAAGACGGAGCTTCATGCCGACGTGCTGAGCATGAGCCGCGTCATCGTCGAGTACGAACCGCAAACACGGATCGAGGGCGACATCCAGCAGTTGCCCGCCGACTTCCCGGTGACCGAGTTGTGGCGAATCCTGAAGGGCGAAGCCACGGGCCGCGAAAACGCCTCGCAAGTCACCGTCTTCGATTCAGTCGGTTTCGCACTGGAGGATTACTCGGCACTGCGCTATCTCCATGCGCTCGATCAGCAGCACGATGCCGGCATCGACATTTCGTTGATTCCGCCTTCGGTCGATCCCAAGAATTTGTTCGGACTCATCGAGCAAGCACAGGTGATGTGCGCCGCCGCAACGCGCACGTTCGACGAGGCGCACGCTTTCGCGCGCTGAAGCCAGCCTGCCGCCGTGCGCTCGCTGCCGATGCCTTCTTCTCGATGTTTTCAATGAATACTCAGTCGATTCAAGCACCCGCCGCTGTCGTGATGGTTCGTCCGCATCGCTTCATGCCGAACCCGCAAACGGCCGCCGACAACGCGTTTCAATGCAATCCGGCAGCAAGCAGCGCGGCGACGATGCACACCTTGGCCGAGCAGGCGCGCGAGGAAGTCACGGCGGCCGCGCATGCGCTAACGCAAGCCGGCGTACGCGTGCATCTGTTCGACGATCATGGCGAGCACGATACGCCGGATTCCGCATTTCCCAACAATTGGCTTACCACGCATGCGGGCGGCCGCGTTGCGTTGTTTCCGATGTACAGCCCTAACCGCAGGCGCGAACGACGCGCCGACATCGTGGAGATGCTCAAGACGAAATACCGAGTGAGGGAGATCGTCGACTACTCGGGTCTCGAGCATGACGGTGTTTTTCTCGAAGGTACCGGCGCGATGGTCCTCGATCACGTGGGACGTATCGCATACGCCGCGCGTTCGCATCGCGCCGATCCGATCGCGCTCGAACGCTTTTGCGCGCAGTTTCACTTCGAGCCGATTTGTTTCGATACCACCGATCCCGAGGGCCGTGCGATCTATCACACCAACGTGATGATGAGCGTCGCCACGGCATTTGCCTTGGTCGGGCTCGATGCGATCCGCGATCCGCACCGGCGCGATGACGTTCGTCATCGTTTGCTGGAAACAGGCCGT is a window encoding:
- a CDS encoding YybH family protein, whose amino-acid sequence is MTYEDAEAHAKDWIDAWNAHDLERIMSHYSQDVVFEAETVRTRWGKPDGKLIGLAELRKHFALGLELAPQLKFQLEQVFLAPSGYAVSYRRENGNRVIDCVTVNDAGQAAKVVAYYAGVQR
- a CDS encoding porin is translated as MNALRAPILSGVALALASLPAVSHAQSSVTLYGILDAGVTYVSNTGGSHVVKFDDGVSYGNRWGIKGTEDLGNGLAAVFALESGFKLGTGKLAFGGSEFGRQAYVGLSGPWGTVSLGNQLDMTEEMVFSYNISAWASGYAIHQGDFDRFNGDRLPNSVKFLSNDIDGFKFGGMWSFGNVAGNFHQDSAYSVGAHYAHGPFTMGAAYTQLNNPSGIYAFDPYAMIGTQTFLGRPTVSVDPATGAITDLYSSTAFPVDKQGTFGVGASYALGTVTLMGNYSYTTIKAFGQSSQMQVGEGGAAWHVTPAFSVDGGYQYTHFEGHHWNQVSTGLHYLLSKRTDVYISGDYLKASSGVDAVIGYSFTPSTTTTQADIRVGMRHSF
- the choX gene encoding choline ABC transporter substrate-binding protein — encoded protein: MNRSKQKGGGRLIAGILAAAVMLWTPTYAAEPSSCTQVRMADPGWTDIDATNAITGVVLGALGYHQNIENLSVPITYEGLKKGQIDVFLGNWMPAQGPLVKPFVDSHAIDVLHANLTNAKFTLAVPDYVAAAGVHTFADLAKYADKFDDKIYGIEPGAPANQNISKMIGDKAFGLGNWTLVASSETGMLTQVARAVRDKRWIVFLAWEPHLMNTEFHLTYLSGGDAYFGPNYGGATVNTVTRTGFANQCTNLGRLFKQITFNVDLENQIIANVLQNKVSVNAAAREALKAHPKLLGPWLDGVTTASGANGLQAVNSALGDH
- the betC gene encoding choline-sulfatase codes for the protein MKPNTGKNILVLMADQMTPSSLRSYGNTVSKTPRIDALASEGVVFDSAYCASPLCAPSRFAFMAGKLPSKIGAYDNAAELPAQTLTFAHYLRAAGYRTVLSGKMHFCGPDQLHGFEERLTTDIYPADFGWVPDWAQPEVRPSWYHNMSSVLEAGPCVRTNQLDFDDEVTFTVRQKLYDIARERQAGSDVRPFCIVASLTHPHDPYAIPATYWDLYRDEEIDLPYTTLTLDESDPHSKRLRHVCENDRTPPTEQQVRNARHAYYGALSYVDAQFGAMLDALDATGLADDTIVIVTSDHGDMLGERGLWYKMTFFENAARVPLIVHAPKAFEPRRVKASVSTIDLLPTLVELATDKREPAWPDPIDGRSLVPHLRSEDGHDETFGEYLAEGAIAPIVMIRRGRYKFIHTPVDPDQLFDLEADPRELINLADDPVHAKTVAAFRTEIAARWNLDALHREVIASQRRRRFHYAASTQGRIQSWDWQPFSDASQRYMRNHIELDTLEAMARFPRVVRE
- a CDS encoding choline sulfate utilization transcriptional regulator, producing MSDQDRLPPLQMLSVFESAARLASFTAAARELGSTQPAVSQRIVQLEAELGVPLFERGHRGVTLTADGQRLYEAVRQSISTIRDAVADIRAARAKGALTILTDAGFATYWLVPRLMDLRRLLPDVNVKVVTSQLAFDPRRDHADVAIAFGDGNWSPCTATRLFPEEVVPVCSPAFRAAHPHIVEPADLYAAPLLNVQPTEPERWLGWNGWFAAHGLSAPPDEHGSTFNSYALVMNAALMHQGVALGWLPLVDELIASGQLVALFDEPVTTPRGYFLVCPPARPETPAAPAFRRWLFAACAAGAVSAAP
- a CDS encoding ATP-binding protein, with the protein product MGKTEFLRRDLLPAALERGYLVAYTNLWDCRSAPDTALLSALSDALEPQGVKAVLAKLGRPVKRLRASAAIPGMEGSFEAELAAAPKGDSATALREILKQLDRQKKPLLLAIDEAQVLARADHGDFAHTLRAALDVRKLRIKVIFAGSSETTLREMFARSSEPFYNWATLEPFPLLGDEFVSFTIKLMNSMIKSKLKVEQGKYAFEELHRTPEFFKRFIERYMLYQPQGMEAALAHTKASVFSDDHFLKQWRDMNPADQAVVTLLARGEADIHGAGSLAVLSAWLGKPATKNTVAHALRRLQAESIVTRLGVGHYRVEDEAFADWLRRRKQYP
- a CDS encoding Lrp/AsnC family transcriptional regulator, whose amino-acid sequence is MINLDDVDRQLIALLRDDARMPVVALAKELRVARATVQNRLTRLENEGVIVGYTVRLKRAAEKHRIRALMLIALQGNRAAEIIKALRGHPNVTTIHSTNGRWDLIAELQADSLEEFDRVLGAIRLIDGIANTETSILLSTHKA
- a CDS encoding ornithine cyclodeaminase, which gives rise to MTRFLDVPATSRLIARVGLTRFLSELLDTLRADYLRWTDFDKSPRVACHSPNGVIELMPVANNELFAFKYVNGHPVNAQRGIHTVMAFGALAAVDTGYPVLLAELTLTTALRTAATAVLAARVLARPNAKKMALIGNGAQSEFQAIAFHTLLGIDEIRVFDIDPSATDKLVRNLAAYHDLRVIRVASTADAVRGADIVTTVTADKAYATIITPDMIEPGMHLNAVGGDCPGKTELHADVLSMSRVIVEYEPQTRIEGDIQQLPADFPVTELWRILKGEATGRENASQVTVFDSVGFALEDYSALRYLHALDQQHDAGIDISLIPPSVDPKNLFGLIEQAQVMCAAATRTFDEAHAFAR
- the ctlX gene encoding citrulline utilization hydrolase CtlX encodes the protein MNTQSIQAPAAVVMVRPHRFMPNPQTAADNAFQCNPAASSAATMHTLAEQAREEVTAAAHALTQAGVRVHLFDDHGEHDTPDSAFPNNWLTTHAGGRVALFPMYSPNRRRERRADIVEMLKTKYRVREIVDYSGLEHDGVFLEGTGAMVLDHVGRIAYAARSHRADPIALERFCAQFHFEPICFDTTDPEGRAIYHTNVMMSVATAFALVGLDAIRDPHRRDDVRHRLLETGRTVIALDHEQIANFAANALELNGRDGRILALSKRAFACLTPGQRELIERSARLLPLDVPTIETAGGSVRCMLAGIHLAARIG